Within Bacillus sp. FJAT-45350, the genomic segment CAAGTAGTAGCAGGAAAAAATATCGAGAGCGCAATTGCTAGAGTAAACGAATTAAATAAACTAGGATTAACGTGTACACTTGACCATTTAGGGGAGTTTGTAGACAGTAAGGAAGAAGCACTAGAAGCGACGGAATATTGTATTAAGACATTAAATTCGATTGCATCATCAGGTGTTGACTGCAATCTATCGCTCAAAATGACACAGCTTGGTTTAGATATTAGTGAAGAATTTTGTTTGGAAAATATGCGACGAATTGTTGGCACTGCCAAACAGTATAACAACTTTGTAAGAATTGATATGGAGGATTATTCACACTGCCAGCAGACATTGGATATTTTAAAAGAATTAAGAAAAGATTATGACAATGTTGGAACGGTTATACAAGCTTATTTAAAGAGAGCGGAAGAAGATATTAATAACCTAAACGGTATTTCGTTAAGACTAGTAAAAGGTGCGTATAAAGAATCACCCGAAGTAGCTTTTCAAGACAAAGCCAAAATTGATGAAAATTATTTAAACATCATCAAAAACCATTTAATAAGTGGGAGTTATACGGCGATTGCAACACATGATCATCAGATTATTGAAAAAGTAATAACGTTTGTAAAAGAGAACCAAATCGAAAACAGTCAATTTGAATTTCAGATGCTTTACGGCTTTAGGACTGATTTACAACAAGAATTAGCAAAAAAAGGGTACACTATGCGTGTTTATGTACCATTTGGACAAGATTGGTTTGGATATTTTATGAGACGCATGGCTGAACGTCCGCAAAATGTGGCGTTTGCATTAAGAGGTTTACTTTCAAAATAGACAATCAAAAATGCTTTGTAATCACTCGAGGTGATAAAATGAGACTATCTATAAAAGAAGAAGCCAAGTTAGAGAAAGTAAATCTACAGCATTCAAAGGTTTGTTTCAAATTCGGTGGAATGGGCCACTAAGCTATGAATTGCTTGAGGAATGTTTAAATTAATATTCGGGATAAAGTAGAATGTTCAACTTTTTGGCGAAAATAAAGGTTTGTAATTCGATATAAATTTTCTTAAGCTAAAAGAGGCAATCCATTGTAGGATTGCCTCTTTTAGCTAAATTGCTTAGGAAACTATATAATATGTCAACCTGTGTATTTTGTTCTAACATGTAAAGGAGGACATTGCGCTCCTTTACTACTTACCCTATTTTCTATCAACTTTAATAAGTACTGTCCCCCATCTTAGTGTACCAGGATACTCTGATTGGACATTCTCAACGGCATAGTCAACAATTTTGACGTTGTAGTTGTCTAATACACGTTTCACGATTGACATTTGTGTGTCATAGATGACCAAGTTGAAATTGATGTTATCCATTTTAATCCACCCGTTTTCGTAACGTGCGTTGACTGGTGAAATCTGGTTTAACTCTGAATTGTTTAAAGCATTTACAATTGTTTTAAGCTCTTCCTCTGAAACAGTATTATCAGTTATATCAGTGTCAACTTCTGGAGGTGTGACTTTGGCCAAATGGGGGTTATGTTTACCATTCTCCCACCCATTACGATTCCCATTGTTTTTAGCAGTGGCCTCGGAATTGTGAGGATTGTGTTTGCCAATCTCCCATCCGAAGTGATTTCCGTTGCTTGAATTATTCGCGAACACAGGTGAGCCTATTACCATAGTCAGTACACCAGTAAGAATAATAGCTGTTATTTTTTTCAATATATGTCGACCTCCTAAGAAGAATATGTGTTACCTTCATGAAGGCTATCCTATCATGAATTAAGAATTAATTGGTTGGCTGTTTTATTGAAAATTTGTAAGGTTATAGAAGAAGTTAGACCCGAATTAAATAAAATATTACAAACTGACGTCACATCAAAAGCTGATTAATTAGGTATTCTATTTTTAAAAGGCACAATAAAGTAAGGCAATTCACAAATTGCTTATTCCTAGTTTCTTAATATTAAAAGGTAAATCAAAGAGCGTGCAAAAAAACGTCGTGCAACTTACTTCTCAAAATAGTAATAAATCTAAGTTTTAAGGCTTTCGAACAATTTGGTTTGGAAGTCCTTTTTT encodes:
- a CDS encoding proline dehydrogenase, whose translation is MILHQPMKIFFIFLSQNKAMNVAAKKWGLKIGASQVVAGKNIESAIARVNELNKLGLTCTLDHLGEFVDSKEEALEATEYCIKTLNSIASSGVDCNLSLKMTQLGLDISEEFCLENMRRIVGTAKQYNNFVRIDMEDYSHCQQTLDILKELRKDYDNVGTVIQAYLKRAEEDINNLNGISLRLVKGAYKESPEVAFQDKAKIDENYLNIIKNHLISGSYTAIATHDHQIIEKVITFVKENQIENSQFEFQMLYGFRTDLQQELAKKGYTMRVYVPFGQDWFGYFMRRMAERPQNVAFALRGLLSK